DNA sequence from the Chroococcidiopsis sp. TS-821 genome:
TCTTGGACGTCGGTGCGGACGATCGCCTTGCTAGCAGTAATTTGCACATCTTCGGGATATAGTACTGCTGTGCTACCCAAAGGAAGCGTAATTTCTCCACCTAGAATGTAGGCGACAATCTCTCCAGTCTGCCAATCAAAGAGAAAATCTTCTATCCATCCTAGTGTTTCTCCCTGAGTTGATTGTACGGCAAGCTGATGGAGACGACGCAGATTCGCAGGTGCATCCACTGTAAGATGACCATAAGTGGCGATCGCCTCGGTTCCTACACTGGAAACTTGTTCTAGGGGTAAATATTCCCTACCATTTGATAAATAAGCGATCTGTCCCGTTTCGTCTAGCCATACTTCTTTCACCTGAATGAAAGGCGCAGCCAGAGAACTATCAAACGCCGTTAACCCAACAATTTGACTGCGACGCACGATATTGAGCATAATCTTTCTCCTAGTAAGTAGGAAGACAGCTTTTAGTCGCTATTGTTGACCCACATTAACCTTGACAAATTTCTGCTTTTCTGAATCAGGTTTTGGCAAAGTTAGCGCGAGAATGCCATTTTTATACTCAGCTTGTACTTTGTCAGTTTGAATGTGAGTAGGCAAAGGAATCACCCGCTCAAATTTACCGTAGTGAAATTCAGAACGTACTATGCCTTTTTCTTCAGTCTTAGTTTCTGACTTGCGTTCACCCTTGATAGAAACAGTATCTTCAGTAACTTGCACATCCAAATCTTTAGCTTCCATTCCTGGAATTTCTAGTTTTAAGTGAACTGCATCCGCCGTTTCTACCATTTCAGCCGAAGGTACAAGGGTCATACCAGATGTACCGCCATCACCGCCATTCGGCATCAGGCGCTCAAACAAACGATTCATCTCGCGTTGCAAACTTTCGATTTCCTGGAAAGGTTCCCAACGTTGCAGATCTCGAAAAGGTTTCCAAAGAGTAATAGCCATACGTGTTTCTCCTGAAATGAATTTTTAAAACGGTTTTGAATAAGTTTTAAGTTGTGGTGACGCTAGCTACTTAAGCAGCGAACTCTATTTTGAGCTTAGAAAGCGAGTGTGAGGAAAATGTGAGGTTCTTGAGTTGATATGCTACTCACTGAGCATCACGAGTTCCTTAACTTTTGAGCCTAATTTCAGGGTAGAGCAGCACAGTTTGAGTAAACTAGTGCTAACTAGCTGGCAGATTTTAGGAATTGTCCAAGGCGGAACATGAATTATAACTTTGCCACGGTAGATGGTAACGAAGCTGTTGCTCAAGTTGCTTATCGCTTGAACGAAGTCGTTGCGATCTACCCAATCACTCCCTCCACACCAATGGGCGAATGGGCAGATGCTTAGACAGCAGAGGAAAAGACAAACTTATGGGGTACAGTTCCCGCTGTTATTGAGAGGCATGATGAAGGAGGAGTTGCGGGAGTTTTACATGGTGCTTTACAAACAGGTTCGCTGACAACGACGTTTACAGTATCGCAGGGATTATTGTTGATGCTCCCTAATATGTATAAGATTGCTGGGGAATTAACGCCGACAGTATTACACGTAGCAGCGCGATCGCTTGTAGCTGAAGCATTCTCGATTTTTGGCGAGATCGCACTGATGTCATGGCGACTCGCACTTCTGGCTTTGCTTTGCTGTGTTCTGGATCAGTACAAGAAGCTCATGATCTGGCACTGATTGCAACAGCAGCTACCCTCAAATCTCGCATTCCTTTCGTACAGTACTTTGATGGTTTCCGCACTTCTCATGAAATCGCCAAGATTAACTTACTCTCGGCAGATGATTTACGGGCATTAATCGACGAAGATGCAGTCCGCGCTCATCGCCAACGCGCGCTTTCTCCAGATCGTCCAGTATTGCGCGGCACAGCCCAGAATCTTGATGTTTACTTTCAAGCACGGGAAACTGTCAATTCCTACTATAGTTGAATACATACTACGTTCCGACTGATGCCAAACTCACAGGGGAGCAAATTGAGCAGACTTGTATTGATATTCTCCGCACGGTCAAAGCAACTGTGACAATTCCGGTAGCGGTTAAACTGAGTCCTTTTTTTTTACAAACATGGCGAACATAGCACAGCGATTGGATGAAGCAAGAGCTGATGCATTGGTATTATTCAACCGTTTTTATCAACCAGATATTAACATCGAAACTTTGAATGTTGAACCAAATGTCATTTTGAGTACGCCATAGGCTATGCGGCTACCTTTACGCTGGATTGCCATTCTCTACGGTCGCATTCAAGCTAGTTTAGCTGCAACAAGTGGTATTCACACAGGCAAAGATGCAATCAAACTATTAATGGCTGGGGCAAATATCACAATGCTTTGTTCTGTATTGCTATAGCGTGGCATTAACCATTTACGGGTTATTGAGCAGGAAATACACTCATGGATGACAGAACACGAGTATGTCTCAGTGCAACAACTACAAGGTAGTATGAGCCAGCAGAATTGCCCTGAGAAGAATGCTGTTGAACGAGCGCAGTATATGCAAGCTATCCAAACATACAAACCAGAATGGGCGCGATCCGA
Encoded proteins:
- a CDS encoding PRC-barrel domain-containing protein — protein: MLNIVRRSQIVGLTAFDSSLAAPFIQVKEVWLDETGQIAYLSNGREYLPLEQVSSVGTEAIATYGHLTVDAPANLRRLHQLAVQSTQGETLGWIEDFLFDWQTGEIVAYILGGEITLPLGSTAVLYPEDVQITASKAIVRTDVQDKLKSESEGLQGLLSEKSQQVRKLVQIMSDRLHNLITPHDRPEVVRVKIKTVSDELASHERDRHALKEATEFLHEQWHHLQQSISRAGSRTKAALDSAWRQLTGKA
- a CDS encoding Hsp20/alpha crystallin family protein — protein: MAITLWKPFRDLQRWEPFQEIESLQREMNRLFERLMPNGGDGGTSGMTLVPSAEMVETADAVHLKLEIPGMEAKDLDVQVTEDTVSIKGERKSETKTEEKGIVRSEFHYGKFERVIPLPTHIQTDKVQAEYKNGILALTLPKPDSEKQKFVKVNVGQQ